Genomic DNA from Paraconexibacter algicola:
GGTCTTGTCGGTCTGGTCGTCGCTCATGGTCACTCCGGTGGCTCCTCACCGAACACGCGCAGGTAGATCAGGGCGGCGACCCGATGCGCGGCGATGCTGGCGAGCGCACCCACGCCGGCGAGGATGCCGGACCAGGCGAGACGCTTGACGAGCTCGTTCTCCATTGCGGTGATCCTATGGGAGAGCTCAGGCGGAGCGGGCGTCGAGGCCGCCGCAGATGGTCTCGACGATCAGCGTCTTGGCCTGCTCGGCCTCCGCCTCGCCGAACGGGAGCAGCTCGAAGATCCAGCTGGTGAGCACCTGCTCGATCGCGCCGTAGAAGGCCATCGCGGCGAACTGGGAGGTCACGTCACCGCGGATCTCCCCGCGCTCCTGCCCGTGCTCCACGATCCGCGCGATGCCCTCGTAGGCACCGCGGATCTCCTGCAGGTGCGTCTGGCCGAACGAGTTCGCCGCGCGCGTGACCTCGACGATGATCACCTTCATCAGCTCGGGGTCGTGCCGGTAGCTGTCGAAGATGAACGAGGTGATCTGGCGGAGCTTGTCGCGGGTCGGCATGTCGCGCCCGTCGACGTCCTCGATCAGCGCCGTCATCAGCGACCAGCGGTCGCGGAACAGCGTGTCGAGGACCTCGTCCTTGCTGCGGAAGTAGTGGTAGACGAGGCCGTAGGCGACGCCCGCCTCGTCGGCGATGTCGCTGACGCGGCAGGTGTGGAAGCCCTGCCGCGCGAACACGCGCACGGCCGCGTCCAGGATGAGACGGCGCTTCTCGGCCGCGGTGGTCTTGGAGGTCGCCATGGAAGTCCCCTGCTCTAGGTCGGCCACGCGTAGGCGTGCGGGCGGCGGTGGTGCAGGACGGGCAGGTCGCGGCGGATGCGGTCCTGCCCGTCGAGGTCGAGGTCGGCGAGGACGTGGCCCTCGCGGTCGGGCTGCTGCGCGAGGACGACGCCCCACGGGTCGACGATCGTGGAGCGCCCGCCGGTGCGCAGGCCCGGGGCGTGCTCGCCGACCTGGTTGGCGGCGAGCACGAAGCACTGGTTCTCGATCGCGCGGGCCCGCAGCAGCGGCTCCCAGTGCTCGCGCGTGGTCGCCAGCGTGAAGGCGGAGGGCACGAGGAGGATCCGCGCGCCGCGGAGCGTGAGCACGCGGTAGAGCTCGGGGAAGCGCAGGTCGTAGCAGACGCTCATGCCCAGGCCGGTGCCGTCGGCGGCGGTGGTGAGCACCGCCTCGTCGCCGGGCCGCTCGTGCTCGCTCTCGCGGTAGCTCGTGCCGTCGACGTCGACGTCGAACGGGTGGATCTTGCGGTAGGTCGCGCGCAGCTCCCCGTCGGGGCCGACGTGCACGGACGTGTTGCGGGTCCGGGCGTCGGCGTCGTCCGCGGCGGGCGCCTCGGCCATCGATCCGGCGACGAGGTCGATCCCGAGCTCGCGCGCGGTCGCGCGCGCCCAGGCGACCGCCTCCCCGTCCAGCGGCTGCGCCAGCGCGGCGACCTCGCGTGCGGGCCCGTAGGCCGTCCACTTCTCCGGCAGCAGCACGAGCTGCGCCCCGTCGGCTGCGGCGGCGCGGACGTGGCGGTCCGCGGCGGCGACGTTGCGGGCGACGTCCGTGGTGCTGGTGAGCTGGATGACGGCGGCGCGCATGGCGGTCGGACGTTGACTGACGAGTCAATCGCCATCGGGAACAATAGCCCGCATGCCGCCCGTCCCGCCCGCCAGGATCGTGCTCCCCGCCGGTGACGCCGCGGCGGGTCGGGGGCGCGAGGCGCTCGCGGCCGGCGTCGCCGCCGGCCTGCTGCCCCCGGCCAGGATGCCACTCGTGCACGACCGGCGCCCGCTGAAGCGCTGGCGCTACGTCGGCGTCTACGGACCGGAGCTGATGCTGTGCGCCGGGCGGGTCGTGCTCGGCGGCGCCCCGCAGGCGTTCTGGGCCGTCTGGGACCGCGAGGCGCAGCAGCTGCACGAGCGCACGTCGTTCTCCCCCAGCCGCGTGCGGCTGCCCGACGGCGGCGTCGGCGTGCGCGACCGCGGCGTCGAGATCGACCTGCGGATCGACCGCGACGGCGACGCGGTCGAGACGGTGTCCCGGCACGGGCGCTCCCACATCTGGACGCGCAAGCAGGGCGCTGCCGCCCGCGGCACCGTGACGATCGACGGGCGCACCCGGCACCTCGTCGGGCGCGCGCTGATCGACGACTCCGCCGGCTACCACGCGCGCACGACCGACTGGGAGTGGGCGGCGGGGATCGGCGCGACCGCCGACGGCGTCGCGCTGACCTGGAACCTCGTGACCGGGATCCACGACGCGCCGACGGGCTCCGAGCGCACGGTCTGGGCCGACGGCGTGGCGACCGAGGTCGGGCCCGTCCGCTTCGCCGCGGACCTCGCGACCGTGACCTTCGCGGAAGGCGAGGAGCTGCGCTTCCACGCCGAGGCCGAGCGCACCCGCCGCGACCGCGTCGGGCCGTTCGTCAGCAGCGACTACCGCCAGCCGTTCGGCAGCGTCTCCGGGACGCTCCCCGGCGGGCACGTCCTCGCCGCCGGCTTCGGGGTCATGGAGCGCCATCACGCCCGCTGGTGAGCCCCCGACACACCGCGGGAAGGTGCGTCCGCGGCCGTGGGCGGCGCACCGACTCGGGGTATCGTGTGTTCCAGGGAACATGCGCGCCGTCCTGGCGCGTCCACGACCGTCCATCAGAAGCAGGGGAGCATCCATGAAGATCTCGCGTCCGAGTCCGGCGCTCATCGTCTCGATCGTCGCCCTCGTGGTGGCCTGCGCCGGGACCGCGACCGCCGCCTCGGTGCTCATCAAGAACAGCTCGCAGATCGCCACCGGCGCGGTGACCAGCAGCGACGTGAAGAACGGCTCGCTGATCGGTGCCGACCTGAAGAACCGCACCGTCACCGGCTCGAAGATCGCGGCCAACACGATCGGCGCGGACAAGCTCGCCCCGGTCGTCCGCAACACGCTGCAGGGCCAGGGCCTGACCGGCACCGAGGCCGTCCGCAAGGCCGGTCCGGAGAACGTCGCCGCCGGTGGCGCGACGATCACCCGCATCACGCAGCTGCAGCCGGGCACGTACTTCCTCGCCGCGAAGACGACGATCACCGGCGTCGCCGGCGACCTCGGCCTCGGCGAGCTGCTGCGCCCGAACAAGACCGCCAGCGCGGAGTGCACGCTCGAGGTCGGCGGCGACGTCGACAAGGCCCGCACGGTCGTCGCCTCCCCCGGCGCCGAGACCCCGCAGACCGTCAACCTGCAGATGACCCGCACGATCGGCGCGCCGACCGACGCGATCCTCACCTGCTCGGTGACGAACGTCCCGTGGCGCGCCTCGGACAGCTCGATCGTCGCGCTGAAGCTCCAGGGCTCCACGCGCGTCGACACCGCCGGCTGAGCCGGACCCCTCCGGGCGGGCGGCGCGCGCCGTCCGCCCCGTCCGCGCGGCCCGCCCTCAGCGGCGGCCGCGCTGGCGCTCGAGCTCGCGCAGCAGCAGCTTCGAGTGCATCGCCCCGACGAGCTCGCGCAGCGGCTCGGCCCCGGTGGCCAGCAGCTCGGCCGCCCGGTCGGCGTCGACCTTGCCGGCGAGCCGGTCCAGCAGCGCCCGGACCTCCTCCTGCACGAGCGGCTCGAGCGCCTCGAGGTAGCGGACGGTGTCGTACACGGTGAAGCCGAGCGCCTCGTCGTAGCCGCCCGCCCGGAAGCGGCTGAACGCCGCCACGATCGCGACGTCGTCGGGGTCGTAGCCGCGGCTCGTCGGGCTCAGCACCCCGATCTCCGCGAGTCGCTCGAGGACGTTCTCCGGCACGTCGTAGCGGCGCCGGACCTCCGCGGCGCTGATGCGCTGCGCGCGGGCGCCGTGGTCGAGCGCCCGCTCGAGGATGCGGTCCTCCAGCTCGACGAGCGCCGCAGCGCGCTCGGGGTCGGCGTCCATCATGCCCTTGATCACGCGCAGCGGCATGAACCGGTCCTCCTGCAGGCGCTTGATCAGCTGCAGGCGCTCGACGAAGTGCGGCGGGTAGTAGGCCATGTTCCGCGAGGTGCGGACGATCCCGTCGTCGCCGAGGAGCCCCTCGCGCAGGTAGTGCTTGATCGTGCCGGCCGAGACGCCCGAGCGCTCGGCCAGCTCGCTCATCTTGAGGAGCCCGTCCTCGTTCACACCGACCCGGCCCTGGCGGGCAGGTGCAGCGCGGCGCGCGCCTCCTGCACGGTCGCGGGACGGCGGCCGGCGTCGAGCGTCATCTCGCGGGCCTTGGCGATGAGGTCTCCGTTGGAGCGGGCCATCGTGCCGTCCGGGAGGTAGAAGTTGTCCTCCAGGCCGGCGCGGACCGAGCCGCCGAGCGCCAGCGCCGCCGCGAGCATCGTCCACTGCACGCGGCCGATCCCGATGACCCCCCAGTGGTGCGGGCCGCCCGGGATCTCGGCGAGGTTGTCGGCCATCACCGCGAGGTTGCGCGCCGTCGGCGGGATCCCGCCGGTGACGCCCATGACGAAGTCGGCGTGCAGCGGCGTGGGCAGCGCGCCCATCTCGACCAGCGGCGCGAGCGAGCCGACGTGCCCGACGTCGAAGCACTCGTGCTCGGGCTTGATCCCCAGCCGGTTCATCGCCTCGAGCAGCGCGAGGATCTCGCTGAACGGGTTCTGGAAGACGAAGTCGAACACGAACTCGCGGCGCCGCGCGGAGTACTTCGCGTAGTTCATCGAGCCCATGTTCAGGGCGGCGACCTCGGGCAGGCCGGCCTCGAGGTAGGCGATGCGCTTCTCGACGCTCACCCCGATGGTGCCGGTGGAGAAGTTGATGATCGCCGCGTCGCCGATCTCGTCGACGATCGCCTCGCGGATCGCGACGAAGTCGTCGATCTCGTAGCTCGGCTCACCGGTCGGGGTGCGCGCGTGGATGTGGATGTGGACGGCGCCCTCGTCGACCGCGCGGCGGGCCTCGGCCGCGTACTCGGCGGGCGTGTACGGGATCGCGGGACACTGGTCGCGGTTGGCGATCGATCCGGAGATCGAGCAGCAGATGACGACCGGGTGGTCGAGGCTCATGGGGCGAGGACTCCTGGGAGTAGAACGTTCCACTTCCCACTCTGCCCGCGTCCGACGTCGGGGTCAAGCCCGC
This window encodes:
- a CDS encoding 3-keto-5-aminohexanoate cleavage protein → MSLDHPVVICCSISGSIANRDQCPAIPYTPAEYAAEARRAVDEGAVHIHIHARTPTGEPSYEIDDFVAIREAIVDEIGDAAIINFSTGTIGVSVEKRIAYLEAGLPEVAALNMGSMNYAKYSARRREFVFDFVFQNPFSEILALLEAMNRLGIKPEHECFDVGHVGSLAPLVEMGALPTPLHADFVMGVTGGIPPTARNLAVMADNLAEIPGGPHHWGVIGIGRVQWTMLAAALALGGSVRAGLEDNFYLPDGTMARSNGDLIAKAREMTLDAGRRPATVQEARAALHLPARAGSV
- a CDS encoding MerR family transcriptional regulator, translated to MSELAERSGVSAGTIKHYLREGLLGDDGIVRTSRNMAYYPPHFVERLQLIKRLQEDRFMPLRVIKGMMDADPERAAALVELEDRILERALDHGARAQRISAAEVRRRYDVPENVLERLAEIGVLSPTSRGYDPDDVAIVAAFSRFRAGGYDEALGFTVYDTVRYLEALEPLVQEEVRALLDRLAGKVDADRAAELLATGAEPLRELVGAMHSKLLLRELERQRGRR
- a CDS encoding DUF2804 domain-containing protein, whose protein sequence is MPPVPPARIVLPAGDAAAGRGREALAAGVAAGLLPPARMPLVHDRRPLKRWRYVGVYGPELMLCAGRVVLGGAPQAFWAVWDREAQQLHERTSFSPSRVRLPDGGVGVRDRGVEIDLRIDRDGDAVETVSRHGRSHIWTRKQGAAARGTVTIDGRTRHLVGRALIDDSAGYHARTTDWEWAAGIGATADGVALTWNLVTGIHDAPTGSERTVWADGVATEVGPVRFAADLATVTFAEGEELRFHAEAERTRRDRVGPFVSSDYRQPFGSVSGTLPGGHVLAAGFGVMERHHARW
- a CDS encoding TetR/AcrR family transcriptional regulator, whose translation is MATSKTTAAEKRRLILDAAVRVFARQGFHTCRVSDIADEAGVAYGLVYHYFRSKDEVLDTLFRDRWSLMTALIEDVDGRDMPTRDKLRQITSFIFDSYRHDPELMKVIIVEVTRAANSFGQTHLQEIRGAYEGIARIVEHGQERGEIRGDVTSQFAAMAFYGAIEQVLTSWIFELLPFGEAEAEQAKTLIVETICGGLDARSA
- a CDS encoding carbon-nitrogen hydrolase family protein: MRAAVIQLTSTTDVARNVAAADRHVRAAAADGAQLVLLPEKWTAYGPAREVAALAQPLDGEAVAWARATARELGIDLVAGSMAEAPAADDADARTRNTSVHVGPDGELRATYRKIHPFDVDVDGTSYRESEHERPGDEAVLTTAADGTGLGMSVCYDLRFPELYRVLTLRGARILLVPSAFTLATTREHWEPLLRARAIENQCFVLAANQVGEHAPGLRTGGRSTIVDPWGVVLAQQPDREGHVLADLDLDGQDRIRRDLPVLHHRRPHAYAWPT